The genomic DNA cttacattgaactcgtatttttgaaaatcaagacaacaagTGTTTTACaatataccaattttgggcgtcgcgagggtgctaataccttcctcgcgcgtaaccgactcccgaaccctactttttctctggattttgacgtagacctaaatttggccttctttttgttagaagaaaatgaattttctcatcaaaagatgatttattaggtgtccgatcacacttaGAAAAAGAATCGGTGGCGACTCTCCTTTTTTTATAAAACCgatttcaataaatcgccacaattagcgaccaagctaaaattTTCACGTCGCTACACAAACTTATTTGGGGGATGATGATTGAAGGTTTTAGTTCCCATATGAGAATTGTTGGGCATTTCGAGATTGCCATATTTGTTAGATTTGTTTGCATTTATTGGTTCAAGTTAGCAGAGACGTGTCCATTGCAACGAAGGTGCTCTATGTATCATGGCTCCTCCACCTTGATGGGTGAATACCAACATATCAGTGAGGGTTTCTGTCCTTTCTCCCTCTTGATTGGCAATAACAGCCTAATTCAAGTGAATTCGATTTGGGTTTCAGGCCTTTTGGTTCTTCTCCTATATTGTATGTACAATTTGTCTTTTACTAATGATATTTTGTACAATTTGCCATGTACTTATTATACCTTTGTATGGAACTTCTCGGTGGttagtaatttttttaaataattaaaaaaactactattaagaatataatttatttaatatctcAATATCTGTAAAAAGAATTTAAAAGCAAGATACATAAGTGGCATTATAGATATGCCTATCCATGTATCTTACATCCATTTTTTGGGGGAAGGgagagaaaaaaatgaaaaagaaatagagaagcaaaaaaaagggtgagaaaggaaaaaaaaacaaattaaaaattttgtgatttattgcatatttttatatttatatcaattacgaaaaaaatttaaaaataaaaattatctaactaattaattttttaatttaagatTATATGTGCATTCAATTGCAAATTGATTTAGGATTCATTCTTGAcccacttgtttttttttttaataaaatttgaaatgCATGCACTTTTTATAGAATATTATATTAGACGCATGCACTGATGCAGTGCATCCACACGTCATTATTTTTTTTCTACGAGAAATACattgtattatattatattaactcGTAAATGAGTAATAAATGTCGAAATCATTACAGAAAGTGAAGAAAGAAGTAAGAGTTGCAATAGTGAAAGGTGGCTTCATGAATATTGGTCTACTTTGGAATGTCAGCTTACCTACAATATCCATTGAACCATTCAAGAAGTTCCTCATAAGCAACCAAGTTTGCTATGAACCTTAAGTGGAGATGAAGCAGGATAAAAGAGAAAAGTGGGGTCGAGTTATGAATTAAGagaatttatatataattaattggAGAGTTGGAAGCATCCAGAAAAACTCTCCACATATGATTCCAAATTTTTGTGTTAAAAAGTAAGATATCTAATGCAATGTGATTAATATTGGATATCAAACATTAGCAAAAGCGGGAACCGCAAGGCACACGTTTTACTtcggtttttttttttagattttctaTAAAAGttaagaaagagagaaaaacacTTTAAGATTTAATCTGTTCATCTAATTTAGATTGTATTACGTTTAAATAACTGTGCAATTGATTTTTCATGAGATTAAATCATCTTTTAACGACTATTTGATTGGTAAGAATTGTTTGTCATAATTTTCTTTGACCACTAAAGAAAAATTGGTGGTTTGAAACTGTTGTTTGGCCACTTTAATAAACTTACTAGAGGATTAGAAAAGTATTTACATTTCATGATGGATTCTAACATCAAAGTTGGAGTCGCATATGTGATTAGTATTATCGTGAAATCGCTTCACTCAATTTTGATGTGTTTTTagcaataaatataattattcaataCATATCTATTTGAATAATTATAACTCTTTACTGTTAATTAAATGACATAATTTTTAGTAATAAGAGGCATCACTTGTTACTATAAATAGTGTTTGATTAATAACCAAATAAcataatttttgaattatttgtAACTTTTCAATTATAACTGTCGCTGTTTTTGACCTACTCTTTTCATATCCTGTTAGTAATGCTTATAAAAATATTGAGCTAgtctattatttatattttctcaatatttttctttcttcccattcttctttattattattttttgcaatTTTTTCGAAACAAATAACTTTTATTGGcttatgaaattactttgaaaatatttttaaaatatttttcctgCTTATATACCTTatcttttaataaataaatttaaaaaagagGCAATATTGTTGTTGAAGATTCTATCACTTGTCTATAGGTTGGGTGGTTGTGTGTTATAATTCTTGGATTATTTGCAGGGGTTTGAATCTTTGTTCTCCCCTGGGGTATGATGGTTCTCTTTAATTTGGGGAGGTTTGAAGCGATGCATTGAGATCCTATACTGAGAGGATGGTGGTGAACACTTAGACGAGAAATCCAGAGTTCATAAAAGGTGTACGCTAGTCTGAATTGCAGCAGTAATAGCGTGAACACCATGTTGGAAGCATTTTAAAGGGTTGCGTTAGTCTTCATGTAGGTGATCTGGTGTTTGGTTTTCAGCTTTCTTTTTATCTGTGATTTTGGTGATGAGTCGGTTTTGGTCCATGTGTTTTTGGACCACAGAGGTTTAACTTGATTTAGTATCACTTTCAGGCTATATAGGTAGCCTAATTATTGGCTAGATTTGACAACTGAAGTAACACAAATAAAACCTTTTATTACCCAGCACTAAGGGATCCATCATTTAACAACTGAAGTAACACAAATGAAACCTTTTGAACAAGGCTTCGATAACTCATTATTCAAGACGAATACAACTTTAATTTTTGTTAAATAAAGTGGAACCCACCTCCATCCTATAGATTGCCCTTTCGAATTGGCTCCACTTCTGCTCCAATGTCCCAGTATATCCAATCGACATCCTCACCAGCCCCGGCGAGATACCGGCGAGGGCCTTCTCTTCTGAGTTCAATTCACTGCTGGTACTGCTACCGGAGCAAGACATGAGAGTCTCGTAATAACCCAAGCTAACCGCTATTAACCCAAATTGAGAGCTGTTCTGCAAGTGGTGCATTAGCCTGGTAGCTTTCTCTTCCAATTCCATGTCGACACAAAGAAGACCGCCGAACCCATAGCCCTTGTTGGCCATGGACTTCAATAGGTGGTGTTGAGGGTGATCCTCAAGGCCTGGGTACACGACCCTTAGACCCATTTTCTTCATTCTAGTAGCATATTCCATGGCTCTGAGGCAGTGCTCCTTCATTCTCAGGCCTAAATGAGGTATCCTTTCAGAGAGTTCAAAGGCAACCTTGGCGTTCATGGTCGGGCCTAGAAGCATCAAAGAACCTTGGTGAAGGTCCATCATGGAGTTCAACAGGCTTTCAGGACCACAAACAGCACCTGAAATTTCCCATTTTATTGCATTAACAAATCTAATCCAATATTAATAGACTAATACGAATGTTGACTAGTTGTCCAAACGATACTTTTTACTTTTCCACTAAATTTGTCAAATTTAGAGCATTAAAACTTTAAGTTGGTATATAGAATTTATCAGAAATATAATACAAAAATGCAACACGCGTCATGCGACATGCTTTCCAGGTGATCATTAATGGCATCATTCACTGGGTAGATAAGTTTCCCCTCACCAAACCTAAAAATCTTGGTTGTTTTTGTAGAGTATTATTGTCATACCAGAATAGACTatattcattttcattttatatGATTTTCCAACGTAAGACATGTAATGGTACATGAGAAAAATACGACAAACTCGAACCTGCGATAACATCAGCCCCACCGCTTATGAACTTGGAGATACTATGAACGACAACATCGGCACCAAGCCGGGCAGGGGAAAGAACCATGGGAGAGAAAGTGTTGTCGACGACCACCATGGCTCCTTTGTCATGTGCTAGCTTGCTTAGCTCCGGAATGTTGGCCACTGTGAGTGTGGGGTTAGACATGGACTCGAAGAACAACACGTTGGTTCGTCCTTGGACGATGGCGTTTTTCACCGCTTCGTGATCGGTTATGTCCACAAACGTGGTCGTGATGTTACAGATTCTTGGCAAGAAATGGGTTAAAAGTGCATGGGTTCCTCCGTAGAGGGTCGCCGACGCCACCACATGTCCGTCGCTGCTGCAGAGTTGCAACATCACTGATGATATAGCAGCCATACCTGTCATCACGAAACCATATTATTAACCTCGAACTTGACGGTTGTGATAATActttatatgcatatataaattataattagacGTTACCACTAGCAGTGCAATAGGCAGCTTCGGTTCCTTCTAGGGCGGCCATCTGACGACCGAGATTTAAGACCGTGGGGTTGAAGTGTCGACTATAAATGAAGAAATCACGATCGGGGCCCAGTTCTCCAGTGAACATGCGGCGCATTGTCTCAGGTTCCATGACGGTAAAGGTGGCGGAAGCTTCAATGGACATGTTGACGCCACCATGCTCACCGAATTCATGGCGCAGGCTGGCTAAGGAGGCAGCAGGATCGCTTTCCCATGATGGAGGTGCCACCGCCAGTGTTGGCAACATAGATTTCTTGGCCACGAAAATGTCGTCATCCCCTTCAAAGCCATCAGCCGCTGCTGCTCTCTTCTTTGCGGAAATTCCAAATTCACAGCTACGGGTTTCTGCCATAATTAAGTGTCAAGAAGGATTGATTAACGATGTAAATGGCAATAACAAAACTGAGGGATTAATTAAGATTGTTAAGAAAGAAGAAGTGGTGAAGAGATGTAAGGGTTGGAAGCTATAAATAAGCGGTGAAGTGTGCCAAAACGGTGGGGTTATAGATTTTGCAATTTGCAGACACGCGACAAAAATTGAATATTTTAAGACTAGTGTTAGAAGGATTCACTTAATAAGGAAATTACTTAGTTGTTAGAATTAATTATTGAAAAGTAAATGAATATCATGTGTTTATTGAGGATGCATGGTATTTGGTAataatttaaccttttttttttactttaattattcttttgatatttttaaacaaatattaactttattctaatttagtacaataattaaattcatttatttaataGTAGAAGGACTAGTTTGATTAGATCCGAGGGACCTCTTAGCTACATTCAATTCCTTACTTGCTTAGAATTAGTCATAATATTTCTCAACTTTTAAATAGAAGAATAAATGTACTTTAGCGTATTTAAATTCTCATATTCTTATATTGGCAACAATATTAATACcaattaaattaaaactcaatccACACTCTTAtctcaaaattaaatattattatatgatcgaaattaattaatatgtaaaaaaattaattgaattttaaaaaaattaattgaattttaaaaaaaaatcaacccTCTAGAGAATTTTAGTGAATCAAACTTGTAATTTGAATAATATTTCGTTGAGCACTGATTATATAATTTCCCTTTCTTTTCTAACAACTCTATTTTAAAATTGACCTAAACCTTGTTTGAAGATGAAGGTTTAAATTTAGAAGTAAATAAAATTGACCTAAAACTTCTTTTCTAGACTTTTTTTAATGACTCTCATGTTTGAAGATGAATTAAAATTGACCTAAAACTTTTGAAGATGAAGGTTTAAATTTACAACTAATTCTTCTTTTCTAGACTTTGAAGATGAAGGTTCAATTATTGTAACTAATAATTTCCACATTTTTGCCATTAGATCTTGGTGGTTGAGTCCTTGGGTCGGTTTTTTCGTTTATGCCATGCGCGGGATTATTTGTGTGTGTAAATTAAAgtatattaaattatttcatttatGCCATTATATTTTACTGTTGCAGTAGTATTTATATTagtttaaaacattatttaatttaaatatctcTTTTTTTAATACAtcgttttgattttatttttttataaatcttttaattttaaaatatatttcagAGCTATATttcttttagattatttttaaaatattgtttcatttaatatttaaataggtTTATAAAGTATATTATGTTTAGTATTTAACCGTATATAAtaactttcattttatttttataaaaaaagtttTTATAAGAATTAATAAAAGATGTTATTATATTTGGTTTTAcatgtaattatattattttgtcATTTCATTGAGATTTtagtttcaaattttaattttaatttaatgtatgatgtttaaagttatttataaattataaattattattattgttattattaatatcaataaaataatatttaaaacttaatttagAAAGGGTATTTTGAAACTTAAATTAATAACCATCCTAAAACTGAAAGTTTTTATattcttaaatttaaattaaatcattattaaaattaattattttattgctaCTAAACAATTATTTTCTTCCATTTAATTAAGTcatcaatttttaaaaatctttactacattaaaatgatagaattttgaatgattaagtttgaaatactcttttcttttattttttgtcaaaaaacacattcatatattGATTGAATAAACAAAGCACCATACTATCATTAACAAATAAAACATACACCAATGAATCATAAGAGAAAAATAATAGCCTAACAAAATTAAAAGAGCAGACATAAAATCAATTCTACCAATATTAGGTCGAATCCGACATTAGGCGATAGGCGAAGCATGCAAGCCATCCTTATTCAAGATAAACACCAAGGAAAATGGTGGGTAATGAATCCAACCCTCCAAACACCAAGAAAGATGGAAGGTAATGAATCTGTTGAAAAAATTGTAATTTATGGGAAATTTGAGGCATATTCTCAGGTAAAGGTGAAAAGTTGAATCATATAAAATTATGGCTGcatattctactccatgagacCTTTATAACGGTGTATCATATgttcaaaatggttgagtgatgaatgagaaattgatgctcaaagtaagctacttggaAATATTTGTTGAGAAAAAGAAAAGCTTAGATCCCACATTAGATACCAAGTATGAGATGTGTATAATATATGATAACCCACTTGAAAGGTGATTGAATGAGACTAAGTTTAGAATCCTACCTTGCGCACAAGGGGATGTAGGTCCAAACCCGCCAAGGTTTGACGTGGGTGGATGTCAGGATCAAAATTTAATCAAATTGATTTAATTGCCCCTTTAATGCCAAATTTTGAAGACTTGGTATTCAAACGGTTGAAAGAAGCACAAGAAAGATGTTTGTGAATTAAAGTTTGTTCAAATGAGAAGAGGGAATGAATATTTTTACTACATTCATTGATGATAGCACAAAATATTGCTACATGTATTTGCTTAAGAGCAAATACGAAGCTATAGAGAAATTTATTCTCTATAAGCAGGAAGTTGAAAACtaacttaataaaaaaattaagatggTAATAAGTGATCGTGGTGGTGAATATGTTGAAACATTTGGCAAATACTATTCACAATATGATATTATTTATAAAGTGACACCACCATACTCTCCTCAATCAAATTGAGTAGTCAAACAGAAAAACAAACTCTAAAGGAAATAATGAACCTTGCTagaaatgtaacagcctaattttcagtggtgtcgaaacagtgattcgagatcactaaatccgacaaatgagtaggaaatattattaatttagtgagtataagttaaatgtgaagttaggaaaaattttgaagtagtgaatagtgtactaaaaataaatattaaaataattagaatcgaaaatgaggtatcgagacctcgagaattttaaatcgagtcataagtatttataaaaatatttatggagtgttaataagtcagtattaaagtttcgtcaagaaattttaaagttctgatagttaattgaacaaaaaggactagattgtatttaatgcaaaattgtgggaaatgattaaatagcttaaatgataaaagaaagagggtttaaaaggaaaataaaccCAAGATCTGTTTGGGCTGGACGGAaatggcatgaaatcagcaagaaaataaggagaattaagggaaaaattggaaaattgcaaaatttacttaataaatctaggactaaagtggaattatctagatttctctttatttttctgcattctcatcagaaaaaacaccatggaagagttcccttaagctggtttttcatatttttacttaagtaagttcaattcttgattatttcttaaattttttgtgtttttgtgacttttacaactaggtccacttgttaaattcattagtttttgattctataaaagaaattgaaaatttctATGAATATtttctggaagtatatgatgattttggatggaattagagttttaaattgtttatatgctgattttattgaaagaattgaatagaaagttaatgtttgggacctaattgtaaaagagtttgaagttagagttttatgtagaaattctgaatttcaatagttatataataacttataatgtctaggaaaattattaattgagaaaattatcttaattgaggggttaattgagtaaggactgaattgtatgaattgtgaaatttggggcaaatagaaatcaacattttgcactaaaactgttctggacagcagcaatattctaactttgaaaaatcaccaaaaattgtagaaattgaattagaggatgaataaaatattaaattaaagcttattgagtctagtttcttatagaaaaattatgtgagcaatgaaattgtaactcatgagatataataaattttgtgggGCAAGGTcggaatgattttgggttcccctgttctgactttgtaaaatcataaaaaattggataaaaacaattaggggcttaaatttatatgtttagaatcctgaataagtctattttcaagagaaacaaacaggaacatcatttgaatcctgtatgaggagataattaatttttagtgaagaagggtcggaactgtcagacagctgaacaggggagacttcaatgaataaactgtattaattggcccaaccaaaaattatgaaatttttatggtaagaagagatgtgagtctagtttcagggaaaattagcggatcttaattttgagttccgtagctccagatataaataatttagtgactacaaAATGGGTGGATAGCctaaatattcacataagtaattagtgaaaattatggataaagttacttacaagtgtgttatttataccaaggatgtggatggagaggagaaggaggaaaaatatatgaatgactcgtgtataaattaaaCACATGCccaattataatcgataagtgttggattagaaatgatataatgttttatttggaatatttattatgaaattatgattattgttataatacaaaatttgaacttgtgagtttatatggctaaattttagtgattatttgttaattttatgaatttcatgatgtgttatttcatatgtattgatgataaaatcgtgaataatgtaaaagcaagaaaattgaataaataatcaaattgagcatttcagttcagtgacaagatgaattaaaggaaaagaccatggttggactatgGTAACAAGTCATAagtgatagctttggctacacttatctgatcaaggataagtgaaagtgataagtaatagtttcggctacacttatctgatcaagggcaaatgacaagtgaaaagtggtagcctgccaccgatcgatgaaaagtggtagcttcgctacgatcgatgaaaatggtagctccgactacctgatcagtgaaaaatggtagctccggctacctgatcagtgaatagtggtagcttcgactacaagtgacaagtgattttcgtataagaccatatctgggatatggcatcggtgtgatatatactactgtataagaccatatctgggatatggaatcagtgagatatgtgattcgtgtaagaccatagctgggctatgacatcgatatgtgatatgtgattacgtgttagaccatagctgggctatgacattgatatatgaaaatgtgtaagaccatagttgaactatggcatcgagtaaacaaagtactcaattccgtaagacgttcactaatttgacaaagtttggtaagtgttacatggaattatgtgatacaggaagtacgagttgataagatatgagtataAAACTTGactgataaatgaattcatttgtgattatataattgttcatcttgaatgtactgtccatatgtattgataattcaaacgtattaatgaataaagtttcgacatggaataaattgaacacaagacaaataattatgaaattgaactcggaattcatgaaaatgacggttattgatatatggagacatgagacatcggtatatgaatatggaaaatgtttgataaatgtgtttattcataattatggaattatatacctcatgtgtactatttgcataaagatgatatttcaaatactttggttatttaagcttaaatatgaaatagtatgaaatcaagataagttgttataaaaatatatttagattacagaaatatggctgatatatgttgtatgattacataacatgaaattgtgtatatatatgagaaatttaatgagaaatgagcccatacacgtttcttgttatttatatgaagtgtacgactgacaagggtgatgaagttataaacaaagagttacacgggttgaaaacacgggcgtgtgactctccaaagtgtgaaaattttctaagtgttgcaaaagtttcatatgtttacagtttggtcccgaaccactctgaatgtatgttttgagccccgtaggcccatataagggacgttaaacatatgtatgaaagtttttaatttagaagaaattttatggctgatttttacatgattgatcatattacgttcggtaatgcctcgtaccctattctaagCTCGGAATACGGGTAGAGGGTGTTACAAGAAAGCTATAGATTATCATAAGAAATATGGGGGGAAACTTCTTTATCAACTAATTAACTTTTAAATAAGCTTTATTAGAAGTTGAAAATACTTTTAGGAACTAATAATTAATGAGAGAGTCTTCTGCTTTGTTGCATTGCAACCATAAAATAAAGTtcttttcatttgtttttttcTTGCACTAGAAAAAATAGTGAAGATTGAGCTTATTTTGTAAATTAAAAAACTAGTCCCCTTTCGTGATTTAAAAATCATccacataattttaaaatttttaaaaaacgtATATTATTTGTGGTTAGCTTAAATAtcattttgatatttaaatttgGGACTATTTATATTAGGATGATTCTAAGAAATATAGTTTTTAGACACTAATAAAATAATGTCACatcattgaaatttaaaaataacaaagtaTTATATAGTCATCTATATCTACTATCTTctccaatttaatttaattttaattaaattacttaaaataattaatttttaaattataaacaaacatcttttttcttttacaatttttaataattttctttttttctaggagttaatattttttatttttgtgcaaCCCATTAAAAAAAGTTTCTAGACAGTGGATTTTCTTCTTTTtccattttaaattgtttttttatttcatgttatacattttttaaaagtaaaattatattgcATTGAATCTTCAATAATAAGAAttgtgtaaattttaaagtttcaatgtaatttgaatttttatttaaatttttattttttatttttaaaaattaaagttggAGAGTATATTGAATATGGATagatgtataataataatttcctGCTTTTAAAATTTGACGTCACATCATCAAATTTAATTAATGTTGAAAAACTTTAGTTTTAGGATAATCTTAATATAAGTTATTCCTTAAATTTGattacttttttaaaaattatctCACCAATTTAGTACTTAAAGTCAGCATATGTtacacattattattatttttttaaatctaatTTAATTGTGAAAATATCTTAAAGTTGAtactgtcgaaactattttttttgaaaactggGATCGACTTTGGAAAACAAAAATTGGGAGTCGCCACtgatcttttttgtttaggtgtggtCGGATCACTTagaaatttagtcattttaataaaatattttgatttactgaaacgatgattttggtctacgaaatttgagaaaacgggtttgggagtcagtcacgtacgaggaaggattagcaccctcgtaacgcccaaaattagtaccaaattgattaattaatgtcttaatgtctaagattttaaaatgttttgaaatatggttcttttttttttaaacatttgTGTGGttcaagttggtcgtcaaaattctcttgtttcgaaagtatatagcatcacatccagcacg from Gossypium arboreum isolate Shixiya-1 chromosome 9, ASM2569848v2, whole genome shotgun sequence includes the following:
- the LOC108456338 gene encoding methionine gamma-lyase-like, whose translation is MAETRSCEFGISAKKRAAAADGFEGDDDIFVAKKSMLPTLAVAPPSWESDPAASLASLRHEFGEHGGVNMSIEASATFTVMEPETMRRMFTGELGPDRDFFIYSRHFNPTVLNLGRQMAALEGTEAAYCTASGMAAISSVMLQLCSSDGHVVASATLYGGTHALLTHFLPRICNITTTFVDITDHEAVKNAIVQGRTNVLFFESMSNPTLTVANIPELSKLAHDKGAMVVVDNTFSPMVLSPARLGADVVVHSISKFISGGADVIAGAVCGPESLLNSMMDLHQGSLMLLGPTMNAKVAFELSERIPHLGLRMKEHCLRAMEYATRMKKMGLRVVYPGLEDHPQHHLLKSMANKGYGFGGLLCVDMELEEKATRLMHHLQNSSQFGLIAVSLGYYETLMSCSGSSTSSELNSEEKALAGISPGLVRMSIGYTGTLEQKWSQFERAIYRMEVGSTLFNKN